ctGCTTACATTTCTGCTCTGTGAAAGAAACCAGACTGAAtacaaaaccaaccaaaattatcaatttcactctgattcgtcCAAACCAAACGGACTGGAGCTAAGAAAGTGAACTAAATGAATTTTGTTATATCATGTTATCAAATGTTATTGTGCGATTGAGTTGTCCGTTGATCTCCTCAGCTCAGTTAGTTGGAACGAGGGCGGGACTTTGGATTTTCTACGGTTGGAGATAAATTTACGTAGCTCACGTAGACAACCAGCCGCACACTGACACATGTACTGTGAGTTCCTGGAGGTTTCTCTGACAGGAAACTCTTTCAGCCTCCATGTGCATGTGAGTGTAAAGTTAAAAGCAGGTATATCTCTGGCTTTATTCTTCTCTTTCTGCTTGAACACTTCActgtctgctgcagctgcatcaCCGTCCTTCTCTGCAGAAGCTTTGCCTCTTTCTTTCACCACACTGTCTCCTCATGGTTAAATTTATCTTGTGTTGCTTTCCTCTAACGTTTCTCCTCCTTTGAGTCAGAGCTGACCTCAAAAGGTAGGTCTGAACTTTAGACAATGTTGAATTTGTATGTTTGGATGAACCGTTCAATGGTCACTTTGTTGACAACATGTTATCAAGTCaggtcaattttatttataaaagccAATATCACAAATCAAATCAGTTGGTTTTTGGACATGCATCGTCAGCGATGTTTGGAGGGAAGCATGTTTTCTCTCAGATGACATCTCAGTTTTAAATTTGTTattaaagttgtgttttaaAGCTAAAACACTTGGTCAGGCTCAGGAGAAGATCATGGTCTGTTCCATGTTGCGGCTTTGATTATAAACATTTATCTTTGGAAACTTCAACAACGAACataatctgggagaaaataaTTTTCCCTCAACACAGAATTGATGATACAAATTTGttgtttgggaacattattttttgtgcacaGACACGATGAAAACTGAGTTTCATTTGTCTCATTCTGCTTcctaaactttatttttaatgattctGTTTGTATCTGTCTTTCCTCTAATTCTGCACCTGAACACTTCCAGGAAAGATACTCGTGTTTGTTCTCATGAAAACCATCCGAGTGTTCAGGAGTTTATTCTGCTCCTCCAGGAGTCTGGACGTCTGTTCAGCTGAAGACGAGAACAGTCCTTCATCCACAGACGTGGAGCCGGcttcagagaggagagagcTGGAGAGTCCGCCGTCCCAGACCACCATTACCCAACAACCTCAGGCTGCAGAACCAGAACCGGCAAAAGCTCCAGAACCAGGACCAAAACCTGCAGAGTCCCAACCTTCAGCCGCCACCACAGATCAGGTCAAAGCCTTTATCAACCAGCCTCCTGTGTTGATTATTATTGATCCTCACAGATGTAAGCTGATGTTTACAGACTACAGTGCCTAGTAATTAAACTGTTCTACTATTCTACcaattttaaccctctggggccacttgggacattttcagccatatttgtaattttcacttttgttctggcaataattttggctgtgatactgcaaatggcatgatttttggaagaagggtttttttcttgatatattttgaaattcaaatttaaatttttctaatgggtcaataatacactgtgtacaaatttactaccctttcagacccttccagctgaaaatgtccacctccaaaacaatgctctcttttctcttctctcagaCTAACGCAGCAGAAGGTGATTGTGGAGGTGAGAGCAGGACATTTCTGATTTAATTAACACCTTAGAGAAGAATTTAATGTGACACAATTAACCCTTTCACTCCCAGAtctacagtactgtgcaaaggTTTTATGCAGCTGTGggaaaatgctgtaaaataagaatgcttttaaaaatagaaatgttaatagtttatttttatcaattaaattaaattaaaagtgaaaacttaattaaagtgagtgaacagaataaaaatctaaatcaaatcaatatttactGTGAGCACCTTTTGCCATCAAACCACCATAATTTTTTCAGACTTTTGCACATTACTGTACTTCTATTTTTCAGCCTCTTACAGTCTCTTATTAGCTTGAATATGAATGCACTTTTTTCCAGGataacaaggacaaaaacatgtctttaaaatgtatatcttTATTTCATATCTATTGAAAAGTTGCGGTCCAggattatacagtcatggaaaaaatgattagaccaccctttttcttcaatttcttgttcattttaatgcctggtacaactaaaggtacatttgtttggacaaatacaataataacaacaaacatggctgataatagtttatttaaagagctgatatctagacattctcaatgtttttttttgtcattgattttggttattatcaagaaaaccgtggacaatgtcttgatatcagctcttaaattaaactcattatatttctccaaacaaatgtacatttagttgtaccaggcaacaAATGTTTGACATCATTTTGCTTTAATAAATGAGGaactatttgtgtattttacaaTAGTTCTGTGCCATTCTTTgccaaaaaaaagcagaaaatccttTCATGGGAAACtggaaaaagcattttttaatgtttaatctgAAAAACTGAGGAAttgtttgtcaaaattgttaCTCTTTTACTAGTttcaatttattattcattttaatgcctggtacaactaaaggtacatttgtaccttcaaataatataatttaagagctgatatctagacattttccatggttttcttgataataaccaaaatcattatcaagaaaactatggaaaatgtctagatatcagctcttaaattaaactcttatgagctatttttgttgttatcattatattaatccaaacaaatgtacctttacttgtaccaggcatttaaatgaacaagacactgaagaaaaagggtggtctaattgtTTATTTCAATGACTGTAGATGATTATGTAGGTTCCCTGTGTGTTGCTATCTACAGGATCTCACAGTTCCTCTGACTTTCTCTCCATGCAGTTCCCGACCTTTGCTCCCCGATAAAAAGCTTTGTGCTTGGGCTGCCATTTGCCGCCGTGTGTCTGGAGCGCTGCAGGAAGCTGCTGCACGATGAGAACCTCACCCCGCCCAAACTGTCCCTGCCCAGCCCGCCACCGGAGTTCGCCCTGCTGACCCAGGAGCTGTCACAGCAGCTGTCACAGCTCCCCAAGCAGGCGCGCCAGTGCTGCATGAGCCTCTACCGCTGCTTCACGGGCCAGAACCCCAACTCCCAGCATCCCCAGCAGCCTTAGCCCCGCCCCATCCTGCCAGACCCTTAGAGAAGCCTCATAGACGCCTCGTTTTTATGTAGATGGAAACCGTCAAAGTGCCAAACAAACTCTCAAACAGcccacatcctcctcctcatcatcatgcTCTGCAGCGCCGCTCTGCTTCGCCGCCAGCTGCCCGCTAACCACGCTGCAGGTGACCtgacaggaagtgtgtgttCGTGCTGTTtccagacacaaaaaacacaagctcTGATAACTCATTAATACCTGACGGAATATCTAACACACTTATTTAGAAGTTAAACCTGAAGTGAAAATGTTCCAAAACCAGTTAGTATTCAGAGGTCCCACTGGCAAATtcaccgttttttttttcttccgtaGGGTGTAGCaggctcaattttaggaatatTACTTAAGATACtgattgttgtaaaaaaaaaaaagctgcaaagttgggctattttggtgattttcaaagcggtcattcgacctctgacgtcatgctatctgaatgaaaacaggctctctgttatcagtagcagccagttcattgcagtgagggcatttcttgagtctcgacctccctgtataaaatgagctgctgtgacctctaggataatcacagcctcatgataGTTTGTGGTAGTTTgatagtttgtggttgtaaactttacaaccacaaactagagacctagagcattcagaggatgtgcagctgtTCTAGGTTTAAGTGCTTgtcatccaatcactgaaaatacagaaatctaaaaaaaacaaagtttttgaacccaaatctcagcatggattcttctatgttgtcttggtcttggcatattgatgttatattctggagagtttttctgaccatttttatcaattctcgATATGAATGAAATGTcattattgagcaccaaatgtgtgtgcCAAAAGGTATCAACCcaattaattcattaagtcattataattagatatttttggaTACTTCCCTTTATACTCCTACCACACTCCATAACGTCACTTCTTCAGTGACGCTCACCAGAGGGCGCCACCGGTATTAGCAGTCACCTGCTGGAAGGTCGCAGCCTCAGCAGGTTTGCTCTGCCCGCAAATATAAATATGGGACTTTTtaaggtgtaaaaacaatttcttgGGTTGTTTTTTGAAGACGGTTTATTACATACAGTGAATTGTTCAGATAAAGCAGTGCAGTTTTGTTACCACGCTCTCATGCTGCATTCATGTCTCGTAGAAAGAGTCGGTCATCTGAggattaaaaataacatttaacattatatCCATTAAATATCCATTATTCTGtagattaaacttttttttccatcaccaCTGCAGTTGAAGTTAAAGTTGTGCTGTCAGAAACACTGAGATTAGCTGCAGTCCAACAGTGTGTTTGTCTTTCAGCTCCGGTGCTGACGGTGGAGGATGTGGACCAGGATGTGGGGCTTGGAAAAGTCCTGAACATCCCCAAAATTATAACGACCCCAGATCCAGAGTTCAGCGCGCTGGGTGTCCCCATGTTCGGGTATCACATGTCTTCTTTAAACTGTAATATgagtttttgtatgtttatttcATGTATTAGCTTAGCCTGGGTATAGCCTTGCAAGTTCGATTTAATTTCTAACTGCAACACAGTCTGGCAACGAAGGccatttcttagccctgttttagggatccaatcacaaaacggggagggacggcaagacgatgacgcgtactactcgacagatggaagcttgtagttttcttacagatccaacatggctgcagcagacgcgaaactctcttttgatctagctgtagacggtgttttaaatagttttgagcgaaatttgattttaaaagaagaacaatgtttgactttacattcctgtttcaccaccaaaaaggatgttctagccttgcttccaacaggatttggccaaagcctaatctaccaactagctcCGCTACcactcactgctgtaacgccggtgatctcgatatgagccgggggacagcggagccgccaagagactcgcagcagctcgtctattgccaataaaatcagtggatgtgtgtggctgaatgacatcaGGAGGAATAaggcttaaaaataaataatcttgcagaaagcgacaactggagaagcaaagcagcaagcaacactctcttacagacacacacacacacacacacacacacacacaccccaacactgccggtagactgagcattttagtctcaaagtagagatgggctagtctggctatgtaaacatcaatttctgtcgctctacatacgtcatccgGTATAACTGACACGATTGGCTaggagctacgtacagacgctttggatagacattctaagcgcccaataaacggctctgggggatcgtaaaccacgcctcctctacggagaaatgaatggccaGGCTAGTATTAGCTGTCATTTATTTGTGTTAATTTCCTAATATTTCTCTCTCTAATTCTTCATGTTTTCATCACaacaagagaaagaagaagtaaaatcagaaataaaaagccataattataataataaacagagtTTTAAccttaacaaaaataaaaatatcacaaattgAGAGCATCATGAATCAGAAGCTGTGAGAGATTCTTTGTTTTCAGGCCTCGTGTTGTTCTGATCTTTATCTGTTCATGTTTTTGTCCCTGTGTCCATGTTTGATGTCCTCTCGTCCCTCGTCCTGCCGTGTCCCTCAGTGCTGCAGGTGATCTGTctgaagaggaggatgatgcTGAGCTGAGGAAGGCCTGTTCCAGTCAGGGAGACCTGCTGACTGCAGACGAGTGAGAGACACTTAATTCAAAGACACTCTGTCccccctctgtcctcctccttcctccttctctgtcctcctcctccgtctcctcctatgtttcctcttctgtctcttcctctgtcCTCCATTTTACTGTCccgtctgtccatctgtccttCTGCAGGATGCGTCCCCTGTCGGCAGCGAGTGTGGGCAGCGTGGTGATCCAGGACCGTCTGAGTGAGCTCGTCCGGCTTTTTAAAGGTCGAACTGAGCAGCATAAAGACCGTCTGCTGGACCCGGACGACTCGGAGGGAGAAAGTCCTTCAGCCTGTAAGAACTCCTGTTTCTGCTCTTCCACTTTCTGTCTGTGGTTTCATCTTTCTGgggttttgtctttttctcatgaTGTTTTTGGATTGTCTTGTGGAAAGTTTGACTGCAAAATGaagacacataaaacaaaatttaaCTCAAGATCCACTCATCTTTAAATTAGAGAGTTCATCTCTCCAAGAGCTGCTTAATATTTCCAATAGTTccatgatggatggatggatggatggatggatggatggatgatgattcatggatgatggatagatagatgatggatggatggatggatggatggatggatgcatggatggatggatggatggatggatggaaggaaggaaggacggatggatggataaatgacGGATGGATAAATgacggatgatggatggatggataatggatggatggatggatggatggattattgttttactgtgaaGAATCATCTAAACAATAAGTAAAACCTCCTCATCATATTCTGTCTGCAGCGCCGAGCAaagctccccctcctcctcctcctcctcctcctccagaggagaagaaggacgacgcccctgcagcagcagaagaagagaaagaggaggaggaggaggagaaggagttCATGCTCCCCTTTCAGATTCTGGGACGTCCGGTGAAACTTCCCAAACTGCCAAAACTTCCCAAAATGCCCAAACTTCCCCCGATGCCCGACTGGCTCCGAGCCATTGTGGAGTACCGCTTCCCCTCCAGCATCGACCCATTCAGCGGTGAGACCTTattgtaataatatttaaagGATTAATTCAAGAATGAGATAAagtaagtaactaaagctgtcttcCTCCGCCTCCTCAGATCTGATCTACGTGCTCTGGCTCTTCGTGGTGGTGGCGGCATGGAACTGGAATGTGTGGCTGATCCCGGTGCGCTGGGCATTCCCCTACCAGACCCCCGAGAACATCCACCTGTGGCTAATGATGGACTACACCTGTGACCTCATCTACATCGCGGATATCCTCATCTTCCAGCCACGCCTGCAGTTCGTCCGCGGAGGAGACATTGTggtcagtgacatcatcacaaaTTACAagcagaaagaataaaaaacagataagaagatttattttaacctgaagcttttttatttcagtgtgatAAAAAGGACATGAGAGAGAACTACATGACCACTGAGAGATTTAAGGTAAGACTGAAACTGAGTCTCATAACTGATACCGTTTGTTCCTCAGATTTGGTGCACAATTTAACCTCTTTTGgagaatacataaaaatgtctaaactcCTCCAGAATCCCGCATTCAGACTCCAAGAGAAAAATCCATActgtgatctggtttcagaaacgtctgacatttagtagatttgtgtattttgtgtgactgtatggcagcacttgtgttgtgtgctgtaggtctctagtttgtggttgtaaagtttcatgaggctgtgattatcctagaggtcacagcagctcattttatacactgagctcaagtttcacttactaacatcatcacacatgaagaacattgggctcattgaatccacaagagtctcagcttttccagtcagacccaatttatgcaactgCTTAGGGGCCCAAGGATGCACAAAGTACACATGTTGAAGTGGAGGAGgtagaggtggaggtggaggaggagaaggaggaggaggaggaggagaagtaaCACTGGAATTAGGTGAGGCCGCTGTATTGAATCTGTTGAAGAACTGATTGAGTTCGTCAGCTCTTTCTACATCACCCGCCACcggctgtcttttcttgttgttgtaaccagagatggtgttgattcctctccacatttcacGGATGTTGCTGTTCTATAGATTTATCTCCAATTTCTTCTTGTATTTCACCTTTGGcatctttagtctcttcttcaacttatattgtacttgtttgagccgtgctttgtcaccatctctAAAAGCTGCCTTGTTCTCATTGAGGATTGCCTTTAAATCACTAGTAATCCAAGGTTTGTTATTGTAGAAATAGCGTACAGTCCTAGTGGGTATGACTGTGTCGCTACAGAAGTTGATGTAATCAGTAAAgcagtcaacctgtctgtcaatgtccatactgttctcctctgtttccagcaacacattccAGTCTGTACATTCAAAGCAGTCCTTTACAGCCTCAGTAgcctctggtgtccatttcctgactgtgagtttagttgcaggctgcctccacacacaaggtttgtaacaagtctccagaagaacTAAGTTTTGGTCTGATCGTCCTATTGGGGGCAAGGCAGTAGCTCTGTAAGCTTGTTTGACATtagcatacagcagatcaaggattttattttctctggtgggaCAATTAATGAACTGTGTAAATCCAGTCAGGTGAGCGGTGAGGGAAACATGATTGAACTCATTCATATTATCAAGAATGCTTCTGGGTGTTTAGTCTGTATCCTAGCAATGAGGTCATGTAGAACTTCACATGGAACTTCAGCAGTTGCCTTGGGTGGAATGTACAAGTATTGTTATGATATGACTGAACTCCCTTGGTACATAATATGGTCTCATACTAACTGCCAATAATTCAATTTCTGGACAGCACATCTTCTCCTTGACAGTAACTTGTGCAGGACTGCACCATCTCTGGTTCACAAATAAAGCCAAGCCCCCACCTTTCTTCTTGCCACTAGCTTTAGCATCTCTGTCTGATCTTATAAGAGTGAAGCCAGGTAGAGCCACATTGGagtctgagatgttttgattcaaccaTGTTTCTGTAAAACACAAGAGCCTACACTCACGACATACTTTATGAGTCTTCACCAATATCTCCAGTTCATCAGTCTTGTTGGGCAGAGAGTTGACATTCCCCATGATGAATGACGGCCGAAAAGGCTTATATCTCCATTTCCAAGCCTTATTTTTTGCACTGGCCGCACAGCAACCACGAAAACACCTCTTCAACTCAGCTGGAATAGGGTGACGGTGTCCTCCAGACTTGCTCCGTTTCAATAAGAAAAGCTCCTCTCTTGAATAAACTCTTCACAGAAGTATCcatcaaatatattataaaaaatacataaaaactcaGCTCAGAGATCTACCAAACTAGGCTGCTCCTAAATGGCAGACATTATATaattataagagtttaatatctCATGCTTTCATCACTTTTTATTGATTAACATGAGATCTGAGACTCGTCTCCTCTCCCTGTGTGCAGATGGACGTCATCAGTCTGTTCCCGATGGAGATATTTTACGTTTTCACCGGCGTCAACTCTCTGTTGAGGTTCCCTCGTCTGCTGAAGGTCAGGACGGGTTTTAACTTCACGCACAGGTTCTTACCGAGTTTTGGAGATAAAACTGTGACTCTGCTCTCTCCTCTCAGTACGTCGTGTTCTTTGAGTTCAACGACAGGATGGAGGCTGTGATGAAGAAAGCCTACATTTACAGGTCAGTGTCAGCTCAGtaacaacaaagacacatatTACGGACTCTACTAACCGCAGCGCCGTTAACCCTTAACGCCCTCCTCAGGTTTAAACCCTCTTGTGACCTTTGTGGCAAAAACTGCTATTTAATCACCATACATtaatatttttcagattttttcccatagatctcttaaacaacttcaggcttgttcaaaactaccaaacattcaatcattttcagaattttaaccctttatatgccagtttatatatttgaattattcct
The Centropristis striata isolate RG_2023a ecotype Rhode Island chromosome 2, C.striata_1.0, whole genome shotgun sequence DNA segment above includes these coding regions:
- the LOC131981973 gene encoding cyclic nucleotide-gated cation channel beta-1-like translates to MMGWIVCEIGRMLPQPVQRQESGSDEVQSIRIVQKKTELVLEDIGQDEDKQQDKDMRQETQSRDKPLQTEETDERSLQMDSIKKETGEAVLVHLEDRLQQDRLEAAREAEEMACKAAEEAVRQLEVEHSAKIVIESLPESNEQLPNILEEENEDDPESLDVCSAEDENSPSSTDVEPASERRELESPPSQTTITQQPQAAEPEPAKAPEPGPKPAESQPSAATTDQTNAAEGDCGVPDLCSPIKSFVLGLPFAAVCLERCRKLLHDENLTPPKLSLPSPPPEFALLTQELSQQLSQLPKQARQCCMSLYRCFTGQNPNSQHPQQP